The following proteins are co-located in the Poecile atricapillus isolate bPoeAtr1 chromosome 2, bPoeAtr1.hap1, whole genome shotgun sequence genome:
- the MYC gene encoding myc proto-oncogene protein — MPLSAGFSSKNYDYDYDSVQPYFYFEEEEENFYLAAQQRGSELQPPAPSEDIWKKFELLPTPPLSPSRRSSLAAASCFPSTADQLEIVTELLGGDMVNQSFICDPDDETVKSIIIQDCMWSGFSAAAKLEKVVSEKLASYQAARREGGPAARPGPPPAAPPAPPPGLAASPAASASLYLHDLGAAAADCIDPSVVFPYPLSERAPRAAPPGASPASLLGDDTPPTTSSDSEEEQEEDEEIDVVTLAEANEYESSTESSSTETSEEHSKPHHSPLVLKRCHVNIHQHNYAAPPSTKVEYPAAKRLRLDSGRVLKQISNNRKCSSPRTSDSEENDKRRTHNVLERQRRNELKLSFFALRDEIPEVANNEKAPKVVILKKATEYVLSIQSDEHRLIAEKEQLRRRREQLKHKLEQLRNCCA, encoded by the exons ATGCCGCTCAGCGCCGGCTTCTCCAGCAAGAACTACGACTACGATTACGACTCTGTGCAGCCCTACTTCTACTtcgaggaggaggaagagaactTCTACCTGGCGGCGCAGCAGCGGGGCAGCGAGCTGCAGCCCCCCGCCCCGTCCGAGGACATATGGAAGAAGTTTGAGCTGCTACCCACGCCGCCCCTCTCCCCCAGCCGCCGCTCCAGCCTGGCCGCCGCCTCCTGCTTCCCCTCCACCGCTGACCAGCTGGAGATTGTGACCGAGCTCCTCGGGGGGGACATGGTCAACCAGAGCTTCATCTGCGACCCGGACGACGAGACCGTCAAGTCCATCATCATCCAGGACTGCATGTGGAGCGGCTTCTCCGCCGCCGCCAAGCTGGAGAAGGTGGTCTCGGAGAAGCTGGCGTCCTACCAGGCAGCTCGCCGAGAGGggggccccgccgcccgccccggaccgccgcccgccgcgccgccaGCCCCGCCACCCGGACTGGCCGCGTCCCCCGCCGCCTCCGCCAGCCTCTACCTGCACGACCtgggcgccgccgccgccgacTGCATCGACCCCTCGGTGGTCTTCCCGTACCCGCTGAGCGAGCGGGCCCCGCGGGCCGCCCCGCCCGGCGCCAGCCCCGCGTCCCTGCTGGGCGACGACACGCCGCCCACGACCAGCAGCGACTCGG aagaagaacaagaagaagaTGAGGAAATTGATGTTGTTACATTAGCTGAAGCAAATGAATACGAATCCAGCACAGagtccagcagcacagagacGTCAGAAGAGCACAGTAAGCCCCACCACAGCCCGCTGGTTCTCAAACGGTGTCATGTCAATATCCATCAGCACAATTATGCCGCTCCTCCCTCCACCAAGGTTGAATACCCAGCTGCAAAAAGGCTAAGGTTGGACAGTGGCAGGGTTCTCAAACAGATCAGCAACAACCGAAAATGCTCCAGTCCGCGCACATCAGATTCAGAGGAGAACGACAAGAGGCGAACGCACAATGTCTTGGAGCGCCAGAGGAGGAATGAGCTGAAGTTGAGTTTCTTTGCCTTGCGTGACGAGATACCCGAAGTGGCCAACAATGAAAAGGCTCCCAAGGTTGTCATCCTGAAAAAAGCAACAGAGTACGTTCTTTCCATCCAGTCGGATGAACACAGACTGATTGCAGAGAAAGAGCAGTTGAGGCGGAGGAGAGAACAGTTGAAACACAAACTCGAGCAGCTAAGGAACTGTTGTGCATAG